DNA from Podospora pseudopauciseta strain CBS 411.78 chromosome 5 map unlocalized CBS411.78m_5, whole genome shotgun sequence:
GGGCAGGGTGGAAAGGTCGAGAGGCTGTACCGTGATGTGAGGGCTTATGCTATCCCTGGCGGTTCCGAGGAGATTATGCTTGACCTCAGCATCAGGCAAAGTATGAGGGTTGCCAAGATGTTGGGTATGAAGCTTTaggggagggttgttgtACAAAAGATGGGTGCTGTAAGAATGGTGTACCAGTATGGGTGGTCGGCGGTAGACGGCATCGTTTCatatttctctctcttttggtTTTTCATCATCTGTTCTTAGCATGATATCAACTACAGatttgtgttttttttttctattttttttcgGTTATAAGAATGGCATTTGGATAGGATgttctggtggtggagctgTCATGGGGTGTAGCGGGAGCATAGAAATATATCTGATCAACATAAAACTTGTCTTCAACTTGCTCGCTATTGTATAGTGGACTTGCACATGGTTTCGATGGCTGTGCCCCCTTGTAATCGTGAGGAATGCTAACACAAAGTGTCAAAAGGCCCCGTCCTCTAAATGTCATGGCTGAGCTCCCAGCAAGAATCCCACACAGTGACGAAGAATGCCTCTTATATTCTCCCTCTCCGCATCCACACTAGAAGATACCCCCAAATATACATCTACCCCTGCTCTTCAGAGCGCCATCCATTCCAAACCATCTATCTCCCGATTTCGAGAATCATACATTTGCAACCCCCAAACGCCAgccaaacaaaaaaacccCTGCGCTTTCCCATCTATGATACCAAATAATACAATTCTTTTTTCCCGGTGTTCCCTGAGCACGGGAGAGAACCCACCCTTCCCTTATATCATCACCTCgtgccctccccctcccccggcgGCATATCAACCATTTCATacccccccccaccatccctccccctccccctcccccgtcccctgCTAAACCCCTGCTCCAGATCTTCCTCCGcgtcccccgcccccctcacATGCTCATTCGAGTTCCTCAGCTCCCCAGGCTGCGACTGCCCCCTCGCATGCCCGCTATTGTTGCCGGCACCATTCCCCCCAAACGAAATCGGCTTCAGCTCCCTATACCTACACCCCCAAGTCCCgagcaccacccccagcaCGCTAGCGCAGGCCATGCTCACCCACCAGGCCATGTGCTTGGGGAGCTCACCCGTGTAGAaggtgacgacgacgaggtggatgaagtggagggagagggcaaAGTCGGTGACGAGTTTGGATCGGCCTATCAGGACTACTATCGCGGCGCCCCTGtacaaacaaacaaacgtCAGTACCGGGTTGAAAATCACaatgggggagaggaaaggggaaaacaaacatcaacacccccccgTTCAGCATCGCGAGGAACCCGCAAAGCCACCCCTGCGTCGTGTCCCCTCTTATGCTCTGCCATCCTAGCACCAGGTCGAGGGTGAATGCTGTGCCCGCTACCAGggcggagaagaggaggagggtgaagctGAAGGTGTAGTACAGCGCCTGGAGGGCGAGGATCTGGGAGGCGAttttgagaggggggagttCGGAGAGGGAGCCTGGGCgaggggggcggcggcggcgggccATTTTGTTATCGTCGTGTACGGTGGGTATGGAACGTCTCGCTATCGGGGCATATCTCGAGGAGGGAACGCGCGCGCGGTCGCAAAAGTCTGGATGGGATCCGTGTACTCGGTAAGGAGCTCGGAATGCTCCTGGGGGTGTATTATGATGGGGTTGTGCCGAGCCAGTCGTCGATTATCTCTCTATCGTTTGTATCTTGCTTCTTCGATATACCTGTCTCTCCAAGCAGAGTGTTTCAATCAAGTCCCCGTCGTCAAGCCCAAGGAAatgttaaaaaaaaaaaaaaaaaaaaaaattcaaTGTCTGGCGCATCAAATGTCAAAGATATCTGG
Protein-coding regions in this window:
- a CDS encoding uncharacterized protein (EggNog:ENOG503NXPB; COG:U), which codes for MARRRRPPRPGSLSELPPLKIASQILALQALYYTFSFTLLLFSALVAGTAFTLDLVLGWQSIRGDTTQGWLCGFLAMLNGGVLMGAAIVVLIGRSKLVTDFALSLHFIHLVVVTFYTGELPKHMAWWVSMACASVLGVVLGTWGCRYRELKPISFGGNGAGNNSGHARGQSQPGELRNSNEHVRGAGDAEEDLEQGFSRGRGRGRGRDGGGGYEMVDMPPGEGEGTR